A stretch of the uncultured Desulfobacter sp. genome encodes the following:
- a CDS encoding NifB/NifX family molybdenum-iron cluster-binding protein — MKIAITTWGNRVSPVFDAAQTLLIADIENHSIHSKKYESFKPADIIALAALLNRENVKALVCGAISETYAARLAENRIRMFAFVTGNAMDILNCLAAHNIIKPAFIMPGCTSTSVSGMPLS, encoded by the coding sequence ATGAAAATTGCTATTACCACTTGGGGAAACCGTGTCTCTCCTGTATTTGACGCCGCACAAACACTTTTAATAGCAGACATTGAAAATCATAGCATTCATAGCAAAAAATATGAATCTTTCAAGCCGGCCGATATCATCGCCTTGGCAGCGCTTTTAAATCGTGAAAACGTTAAGGCCCTGGTTTGCGGTGCAATTTCAGAAACCTATGCAGCCCGCCTTGCTGAAAACAGAATTCGCATGTTTGCCTTTGTCACCGGCAATGCTATGGATATACTCAATTGCCTGGCAGCGCACAATATCATTAAACCAGCCTTTATAATGCCCGGGTGCACATCGACATCGGTTTCAGGAATGCCTCTATCCTGA
- a CDS encoding DMT family transporter, with the protein MPSATMTTTALRHTRGLILIHIAVFLFGFSGLFGKFLDCTPLWIVLGRTIFASFALIIYAKLFSCTSLKVATSKDLGFFALQGILLALHWLSFFAAIQVSSVAVGLITFSTFPLFVTFMEPLFFKEPFKKVDVLTAIAVFGGIILVVPDMDLSNKVTLGSFYGLISGFTFAVLGLVNRRNARRCHPVSAAFYQNLFAALSLITPVLVIQTPPPTPHDLFLLALLGVVFTALAHACFITGLIRIRVQTASVIAGMEPVYGILFAFILLGEIPNFSTLAGGILIIGAVISAGLLEKTKNPV; encoded by the coding sequence ATGCCGTCTGCAACCATGACCACCACCGCCTTACGCCATACCCGGGGCCTGATTCTAATCCATATTGCGGTTTTTCTGTTCGGATTTTCCGGGCTATTCGGTAAATTTCTGGACTGCACGCCATTGTGGATTGTTCTGGGTCGTACGATTTTCGCAAGTTTTGCACTGATTATCTATGCAAAACTGTTTTCCTGCACCAGTCTTAAAGTGGCAACGTCAAAGGATTTGGGCTTTTTTGCCCTGCAAGGTATTTTGCTGGCCCTGCACTGGCTCAGCTTCTTTGCCGCTATTCAAGTCTCTTCGGTGGCTGTGGGCTTGATAACCTTTTCCACTTTCCCCTTATTTGTCACCTTTATGGAACCCCTTTTTTTTAAAGAGCCGTTCAAAAAAGTTGACGTGCTGACAGCTATTGCCGTATTTGGCGGAATTATTCTTGTGGTGCCGGATATGGACCTTTCCAACAAAGTGACCTTAGGAAGTTTTTATGGCCTTATTTCCGGATTTACCTTTGCCGTATTAGGCCTTGTCAATCGCAGGAATGCAAGGCGTTGCCATCCGGTTTCAGCCGCTTTTTACCAGAATCTGTTCGCTGCTTTAAGCCTTATAACGCCTGTACTGGTTATCCAAACACCGCCACCAACTCCCCACGATCTCTTTTTGCTTGCTCTTCTCGGTGTGGTTTTCACAGCCCTTGCCCATGCTTGCTTTATCACAGGACTTATCCGTATCAGGGTGCAAACAGCGTCTGTTATTGCAGGTATGGAACCTGTGTACGGTATTTTGTTTGCGTTTATTCTGCTTGGTGAAATACCCAATTTTTCAACCCTTGCGGGCGGAATACTGATTATAGGTGCAGTCATAAGTGCCGGGCTTTTAGAAAAAACAAAAAACCCGGTATAA
- a CDS encoding sigma 54-interacting transcriptional regulator, translating to MSQNDRNTPLNIDTTKIILDSISDGVFTIDYNWKITSFNTAAEEITGIRRQDAIGCHCWDVFRSNMCEQGCALKKTMNQGKPFVSSSAYIINNQQKKIPITASTSLLIDKDGEVLGGVETFRDHSVVEALRKELTGGIRVGDMVSNSSAMKNIFNILPQIAESDSSVLIEGETGTGKELMAKAIHNTSHRKDAPFVAINCGALPDTLLESELFGYKKGAFTHAVKDKPGHFALADNGTIFLDEIADTSPAFQVRLLRVLQEREYTPLGGITKEQSNVRIIAATNKNLTTMVENKEFRQDLYYRINVIKISLPPLRHRMEDIPYLVDQFISRLNLRRNKMIQGLSPEVLAAFMAHDFPGNIRELENIIEHAFVLCSKEFIAMAHLPPSLVAKSNSKVGDNKNPVVAAQIQMITDALKRNNNNRNAAARDLGIHKSTLFRRIKKLGIQL from the coding sequence ATGTCCCAAAATGATAGAAACACCCCGTTAAACATTGACACCACAAAAATCATCCTGGATTCAATTTCAGACGGGGTCTTTACCATTGACTACAACTGGAAAATCACCTCTTTTAACACGGCTGCCGAGGAGATTACCGGCATACGCAGGCAAGATGCCATCGGTTGTCATTGCTGGGATGTCTTCCGCTCCAACATGTGTGAACAAGGCTGTGCCCTGAAAAAAACAATGAATCAGGGCAAACCGTTTGTATCAAGTTCTGCATATATCATTAACAACCAGCAAAAAAAAATTCCGATCACGGCCTCAACCTCCCTGCTCATTGATAAAGATGGTGAAGTGCTGGGCGGGGTGGAAACCTTCAGGGATCACTCTGTGGTGGAAGCCTTAAGAAAGGAACTGACCGGCGGGATCCGGGTGGGTGACATGGTGAGCAACTCCAGTGCCATGAAAAATATTTTCAATATCCTTCCTCAGATTGCTGAAAGCGACTCATCTGTCCTGATCGAAGGAGAAACAGGCACTGGAAAAGAGTTGATGGCAAAGGCCATTCACAACACAAGTCACAGAAAAGATGCACCTTTTGTGGCCATCAACTGTGGGGCTCTGCCGGATACATTGCTGGAATCGGAATTGTTTGGCTACAAAAAAGGGGCATTTACCCATGCAGTAAAAGACAAGCCCGGCCATTTTGCCCTGGCAGACAATGGTACGATATTTCTGGATGAAATCGCCGATACAAGCCCAGCCTTTCAGGTCAGACTGCTTAGGGTACTTCAGGAACGCGAATACACGCCCCTTGGCGGTATCACGAAAGAGCAATCAAATGTCAGAATTATTGCCGCCACCAATAAAAATTTGACTACCATGGTGGAAAACAAGGAATTTCGTCAGGACCTTTATTACCGGATCAATGTAATTAAAATATCCCTGCCGCCCCTACGACATAGAATGGAGGATATCCCCTACCTTGTAGACCAATTCATCTCCCGCTTGAACCTGCGCCGAAACAAAATGATCCAAGGGCTTTCCCCTGAAGTGCTTGCGGCATTCATGGCCCATGATTTTCCCGGAAATATCAGGGAACTGGAAAACATCATAGAACACGCCTTTGTTTTGTGTTCAAAAGAGTTTATCGCCATGGCGCATTTACCACCGTCCCTTGTTGCCAAATCAAATTCAAAAGTCGGTGATAACAAAAATCCGGTGGTCGCAGCGCAAATCCAAATGATTACAGACGCGTTAAAACGAAACAATAATAACAGAAACGCCGCGGCCCGGGATTTAGGGATACACAAAAGTACACTGTTCAGACGAATTAAAAAATTAGGCATCCAATTATAA
- a CDS encoding flagellar protein FlaG, whose amino-acid sequence MNMTAKSLTAHETTQERTPLMSVDKLQNAQRNVENTEPKENKESTNKTSETQMTTEEVKEVVESFQEMSETIQTKLSFSVDEENNEIVVKIFDKESEELIRQFPSDEMLSLQDKMSDLAGFLFDQQV is encoded by the coding sequence ATGAACATGACCGCAAAATCGCTTACGGCACATGAAACCACCCAGGAAAGAACGCCTTTGATGTCTGTAGACAAGCTTCAAAATGCACAGAGAAATGTTGAAAATACCGAACCAAAGGAAAATAAAGAATCCACCAACAAAACCAGTGAGACTCAAATGACCACTGAAGAGGTCAAAGAGGTGGTCGAATCTTTTCAGGAGATGTCAGAGACCATTCAAACCAAATTAAGCTTTTCGGTTGATGAAGAGAACAACGAAATCGTTGTTAAGATCTTCGATAAGGAATCCGAAGAGCTGATCCGTCAGTTTCCATCCGATGAGATGCTCTCTTTACAGGATAAAATGAGTGATCTTGCCGGATTTTTGTTTGATCAGCAGGTCTGA